The following are from one region of the Sorghum bicolor cultivar BTx623 chromosome 2, Sorghum_bicolor_NCBIv3, whole genome shotgun sequence genome:
- the LOC110432718 gene encoding sugar transport protein 14, protein MAGGFGGSGAAAGRAEFYEGKITGYFILACIVGSFGGSLFGYDLGVSSGVTSMDDFLKKFFPDVYHRKQAHLHETDYCKYDNQVLTLFTSSLYFAGLVSTFGASYVTKRRGRRASIMVGATSFFLGGAINAAAMNIAMLIVGRVLLGVGIGFGNQAVPLYLSEIAPYRIRGAVNQLFQLTTCLGILVADIINYFTDRLHPWGWRLSLGLAMGPATAIFVGALFLPETPNSLVERGHLEEARRVLEKVRGTHKVDAEFQDLKEASDAARAVTGTFRNLLAVRNRPQLIIGALGIPAFQQLSGMNSILFYSPVIFQSLGFGSSAALYSSIITGSMLVVGALVSMVTVDRLGRRFLFIEAGIQMISSMVVVAVILALSSEREDGQFGQIFHVASTTYLDNRT, encoded by the exons ATGGCCGGCGGGTTTGGCGGCAGCGGGGCGGCCGCCGGGAGGGCCGAGTTCTACGAGGGAAAGATCACCGGCTACTTCATCCTCGCCTGCATCGTCGGCTCCTTCGGCGGATCCCTCTTCGGCTATGACCTCGGAGTCTCCA GCGGCGTGACTTCCATGGACGACTTCCTGAAGAAGTTCTTCCCGGACGTGTACCATCGTAAGCAGGCGCACCTTCACGAGACGGACTACTGCAAGTACGACAACCAGGTGCTGACGCTCTTCACCTCGTCGCTCTACTTCGCGGGCCTCGTCTCCACCTTCGGCGCCTCCTACGTGACCAAGCGCCGCGGCCGGCGCGCCAGCATCATGGTGGGCGCCACCAGCTTCTTCCTCGGCGGCGCCATCAACGCGGCCGCCATGAACATCGCCATGCTCATCGTGGGCCGCGTCCTCCTGGGCGTCGGCATCGGCTTCGGCAACCAGGCCGTGCCGCTCTACCTCTCCGAGATCGCCCCCTACCGCATCCGGGGCGCCGTCAACCAGCTGTTCCAGCTCACCACCTGCCTCGGCATCCTCGTCGCCGACATCATCAACTACTTCACCGACCGTCTGCACCCGTGGGGCTGGCGCCTCTCGCTGGGGCTCGCCATGGGCCCTGCCACCGCCATCTTCGTCGGCGCGCTCTTCCTGCCGGAGACGCCCAACAGCCTCGTGGAGCGCGGGCACCTGGAGGAGGCGCGCCGCGTGCTGGAGAAGGTGCGCGGCACGCACAAGGTGGACGCCGAGTTCCAGGACCTCAAGGAGGCCAGCGACGCCGCGCGCGCCGTCACGGGCACGTTCCGGAACCTCCTCGCCGTGCGCAACAGGCCGCAGCTCATCATCGGCGCGCTCGGCATCCCGGCGTTCCAGCAGCTGTCGGGGATGAACTCCATCCTCTTCTACTCGCCCGTCATCTTCCAGAGCCTTGGGTTCGGATCCTCGGCGGCGCTctactcctccatcatcacaggCTCCATGCTCGTCGTTGGCGCGCTCGTCTCCATGGTCACCGTCGACCGTCTCGGCCGCCGGTTCCTCTTCATCGAGGCCGGCATCCAGATGATCTCCTCCATGGTGGTCGTGGCTGTGATCCTGGCGCTCAGTTCGGAAAGGGAGGATGGACAG TTTGGGCAGATTTTCCATGTTGCTAGTACAACTTATCTGGACAACAGGACATAA
- the LOC8071928 gene encoding putative disease resistance protein RGA3, which translates to MLAIETLVAIAVAKMVAQKIAGCSLATLKPYCCSLFCAFRDDLKDLEKELLCLEAQLKEKDKWLFGIEVADDGQAVLAQSWHRDAKQLAFEIEDTIDEFVCSEELYHESTCAHKASLLCSYSNPIAARIWTVKRMISETKKLNSAIKLNGRYGTGHTGIDLESRFSAEKETTSYDGPDPVIGRVNDLEAIADTIKEHAKRLCIIAIVGPVGVGKTCLARLVFNHLDSGSRFTRKIWVYVHKSCSTVDIKRIARQVISQGLLAGQERPNADYTMQEITTKVHEILKRERCLIILDGLWGSDDDVCSLKQMFTSCTEETESVIIVTTHNEQIAEHMSTVPLYRLAPMLEGDYCSDIFVSALCGHNSLFPRYRKEIISRCEGIPLVADFLGSIVRNGGWDQRAVWENARGKDLWKLEVDYATTLSKELTLFAPFRLMFYNISHGLRLCFAYCSVFPKGSSIHKRKLIQQWISLHMVESATHGSVSAEMNAENIIKQLKSIHLLQVEDDAEGNSGATGEVLRMHCMAYELARFISHKDILVVLEGEEAVSSFPEEKEEAGPTCCFSQEKEQGILTYCDHRYAQLPVFTKYRPQKVRSLILRPTADLQELKPGILIAVSEVISGNKYLRVLDLSGCGITELPACVCQLKQLRYLDASRLDMKELPCVENSLRKLVYLNLQDCRSLGSVHESFGMLPSLKYLNLSLCVRLTKLPASFRRLRTPRRHCTIDLSGCQESVIVQFNSELQGEQTQTEKIPDPQPDQHPQTDKDPNSERHDRHSQPGRVPYSQPDKVPVPQPSQTEISSMEDKIMGSHPEFALESTSPLDVADEPEESQSSLETNGRHCASLSSSNSTNGAPYDGKTAACRQKTSRNKVKGILLDIRKSSFRSNVKKSTDR; encoded by the exons ATGCTTGCCATTGAGACTCTTGTGGCTATCGCTGTGGCGAAGATGGTAGCTCAAAAGATCGCCGGCTGCAGCCTTGCTACCTTGAAGCCATATTGTTGTAGCCTGTTCTGCGCCTTCAGAGATGATCTGAAAGATTTGGAGAAGGAACTTCTCTGCCTTGAAGCTCAGCTCAAGGAAAAAGACAAGTGGTTATTTGGCATCGAGGTTGCTGACGACGGCCAAGCCGTGCTGGCGCAAAGTTGGCATCGAGATGCAAAGCAGCTGGCTTTTGAGATCGAAGACACCATTGATGAGTTTGTCTGCTCCGAAGAGCTCTACCATGAGAGCACCTGTGCCCACAAG GCATCATTACTCTGTTCGTATTCGAATCCAATTGCAGCTAGAATCTGGACGGTTAAAAGGATGATATCAGAGACAAAGAAGCTGAATTCAGCCATCAAGTTAAATGGGCGATATGGTACTGGACATACTGGTATTGATTTAGAGTCAAGGTTTTCTGCTGAAAAGGAGACAACATCATATGATGGCCCTGATCCAGTCATTGGTAGGGTGAACGATTTGGAGGCTATTGCGGATACTATAAAGGAACATGCAAAACGACTATGTATTATTGCCATAGTTGGGCCTGTAGGTGTTGGGAAGACATGTCTTGCACGCCTAGTATTCAATCACTTGGATAGTGGGAGCAGATTCACTCGTAAAATTTGGGTTTATGTACACAAGTCTTGTTCTACAGTTGATATCAAAAGAATTGCGAGACAAGTAATTTCACAGGGTCTTTTGGCGGGCCAGGAACGACCAAATGCTGATTACACAATGCAGGAAATTACAACTAAGGTTCATGAGATACTGAAAAGAGAAAGATGCCTCATCATACTAGATGGCTTGTGGGGCTCAGATGATGACGTGTGTTCTCTGAAACAGATGTTCACAAGTTGTACTGAGGAGACAGAAAGTGTAATCATTGTGACCACCCACAATGAACAAATCGCTGAACACATGTCTACTGTTCCATTGTATAGATTAGCTCCTATGCTTGAAGGTGATTATTGCTCGGATATCTTTGTGAGCGCATTGTGTGGTCACAATTCACTCTTCCCTAGATACAGAAAGGAAATTATTTCAAGGTGTGAAGGCATACCTCTTGTTGCTGATTTCCTGGGTTCTATTGTACGTAATGGTGGGTGGGATCAGCGTGCTGTTTGGGAAAATGCTAGGGGCAAAGATTTGTGGAAATTAGAGGTGGATTATGCAACTACTCTAAGCAAGGAGTTGACTTTGTTTGCTCCCTTCAGGctaatgttctataatatatctcATGGTCTGAGATTATGTTTTGCATATTGCTCAGTCTTCCCTAAAGGATCGAGTATACATAAGAGAAAACTTATTCAGCAGTGGatttcacttcacatggttgaGTCTGCAACACATGGGTCCGTTTCGGCAGAAATGAATGCAGAGAACATCATAAAGCAACTAAAGTCTATTCATCTCCTTCAG GTTGAGGATGATGCTGAAGGAAACTCTGGCGCAACAGGTGAGGTGCTACGCATGCATTGCATGGCATATGAACTGGCCCGTTTCATCTCGCACAAAGATATCCTTGTGGTTTTAGAAGGTGAAGAGGCAGTCAGTTCTTTTcctgaagaaaaagaagaggccGGTCCGACATGTTGTTTTTCTCAAGAAAAGGAACAGGGCATTTTGACTTATTGTGACCATCGCTATGCACAGCTCCCAGTTTTTACCAAGTACCGTCCACAAAAGGTCAGGTCACTAATTCTGAGACCCACAGCCGATCTGCAGGAACTCAAACCTGGGATTCTTATCGCTGTCAGTGAAGTGATCTCAGGAAATAAGTACTTGCGTGTCTTGGATCTTAGTGGTTGTGGTATCACGGAACTGCCAGCTTGTGTTTGTCAGCTGAAGCAATTAAGGTACCTTGACGCCTCAAGGTTGGACATGAAAGAACTGCCTTGTGTGGAGAACAGTTTGAGAAAGCTTGTTTACCTGAACCTACAAGATTGCCGCAGTCTTGGAAGTGTGCATGAGTCCTTTGGCATGCTTCCTAGTCTAAAATATCTTAATTTATCACTGTGTGTTAGACTCACAAAATTGCCTGCATCATTCAGGAGACTAAGAACACCCCGGCGTCATTGCACAATTGACTTGTCTGGTTGCCAGGAGAGTGTAATCGTACAATTTAATTCTGAACTGCAAGGTGAGCAAACTCAGACAGAGAAGATTCCTGACCCTCAACCTGATCAGCATCCTCAGACAGACAAGGATCCAAATAGCGAACGACATGATCGACACTCTCAACCAGGCAGGGTACCTTATTCTCAGCCTGATAAGGTTCCAGTTCCTCAACCCAGCCAGACAGAAATATCTTCTATGGAAGACAAAATTATGGGAAGCCATCCAGAGTTTGCATTGGAATCAACTTCACCGTTAGATGTAGCTGATGAACCAGAGGAATCTCAG TCCTCGCTGGAAACAAATGGAAGACATTGTGCCTCACTATCATCAAGCAACTCAACAAATGGGGCTCCATATGATGGCAAAACAGCAG CCTGTAGACAGAAGACTTCGCGAAACAAGGTGAAGGGGATCCTGCTGGACATCCGGAAATCTAGTTTTAGAAGTAATGTGAAAAAAAGTACTGATAGATAG